In one Pyxidicoccus xibeiensis genomic region, the following are encoded:
- a CDS encoding DMT family transporter — translation MSHTPPVPAPRPTKARVYGGLVLGVVAVSWAAPLIRFAEAPSLAISAWRLTFAATPLLLLALLRGRAELASLSARIWGWLVLSGLALALHFATWIASLQYTTVASSVALVTTQPVWVALFAWVALSERVGPRGLAAIGLCLAGSVLIGARDFAAGGQALWGDVLAVMGAILAAVYFVIGRRVRDAMSLGTYVGVVYSVAAVALMVAHLFVDSPLTGFTPRTWAVLVGLAVVPQLIGHSLLNASVRHLSAPFVAVTTLGEPVLSTLWAVPLLGETPDWVQLVGGGMALVGVLFMAREEALRQPPPPDMVPAAD, via the coding sequence TTGAGCCACACCCCTCCGGTTCCGGCGCCGCGTCCCACGAAGGCCCGGGTCTACGGAGGGTTGGTGCTGGGCGTGGTGGCCGTGTCCTGGGCCGCGCCCCTCATCCGCTTCGCGGAGGCGCCGTCGCTGGCCATCTCCGCGTGGCGCCTCACCTTCGCCGCCACGCCGCTGCTGCTGCTGGCGCTGCTGCGGGGCCGCGCCGAGCTGGCCTCGCTGTCGGCCCGCATCTGGGGCTGGCTGGTGCTGTCCGGGCTGGCGCTGGCGCTGCACTTCGCCACGTGGATTGCCTCGCTGCAGTACACCACCGTGGCCAGCTCGGTGGCGCTGGTGACGACGCAGCCGGTATGGGTAGCGCTGTTCGCCTGGGTGGCGCTGTCCGAGCGCGTGGGCCCGCGCGGGCTGGCCGCCATCGGCCTGTGCCTGGCGGGCAGCGTGCTCATCGGCGCGCGGGACTTCGCCGCCGGAGGGCAGGCCCTCTGGGGTGACGTGCTGGCGGTGATGGGCGCCATCCTGGCGGCGGTGTACTTCGTCATCGGCCGGCGCGTGCGCGACGCCATGTCCCTGGGGACGTACGTGGGCGTGGTGTACTCGGTGGCGGCGGTGGCGCTGATGGTGGCGCACCTCTTCGTCGACTCGCCGCTCACCGGCTTCACGCCGCGCACCTGGGCCGTGCTGGTGGGGCTGGCGGTGGTGCCGCAGCTCATCGGGCATTCGCTGCTCAACGCCTCGGTGCGCCACCTGTCCGCGCCCTTCGTCGCGGTGACGACGCTCGGCGAGCCGGTGCTGTCCACGCTGTGGGCCGTGCCGCTGCTGGGGGAGACGCCGGACTGGGTGCAGCTCGTCGGCGGAGGCATGGCCCTGGTGGGCGTGCTGTTCATGGCCCGCGAGGAGGCCCTGCGCCAGCCGCCGCCTCCGGACATGGTGCCGGCGGCGGACTGA
- the pcnB gene encoding polynucleotide adenylyltransferase PcnB has product MNSNLELSAPSEQASASEPVATEAAPSETPHTLPTPPSPAEESEKPELSAGAEDVDDEGEDDDALEGSLDEVGLSVEALAAAEAADAAEAAAAAQAGEVEVEEVPTILEPEPEPTPYERALHAPHVRSTGEPAEIDPDELDPDALKVVLRLHQHGHQAYMVGGCVRDLLLGRKPKDFDIATSATPNEVRGIFRNCRLIGRRFRLAHVYFKGGKIIEVSTFRANPTELEPAPANGEEEGESSEDLLITHDNVFGTAQQDARRRDFTINGLFYDVAEGRVIDYVRGRRDLDERFIRTIGDPEIRMREDPVRILRAVRFAAKLDLDIESRTYAAMEGAVEDLPRCAPARLLEETFRLIRGGVSAPALKLLDALDALKILLPPVNAYLKQYGKEGEKTFYAFAQALDRRVASGEPLDDAILLAMLLMPISRSPGPEDAQAQAQSQDGARPSVSQVVEDLLAGFVQSARLPRRIAERCRMLLLAQRTLTGERRRRSAAFKRHPLFQEALAVFEMTVEATGENREQLEAWKAGEVPQPRAEAADAEGGEGGGQRKRRRRRRRRRPAGGGASGEGAGSSGAPASGSDAGEA; this is encoded by the coding sequence ATGAATTCCAATCTGGAGCTGTCGGCGCCCTCGGAACAGGCCAGCGCCTCCGAGCCCGTGGCCACCGAAGCGGCCCCTTCCGAAACCCCCCACACCCTGCCCACGCCTCCCTCCCCCGCGGAGGAGTCCGAGAAGCCCGAGCTGTCCGCCGGGGCCGAGGACGTAGACGACGAGGGCGAGGACGACGACGCCCTGGAGGGCAGCCTCGACGAGGTCGGCCTGAGCGTCGAGGCGCTGGCCGCCGCCGAGGCCGCGGACGCCGCCGAGGCCGCCGCGGCCGCACAGGCCGGCGAGGTCGAGGTGGAGGAGGTCCCCACCATCCTCGAGCCCGAGCCCGAGCCCACCCCCTATGAGCGCGCGCTGCACGCGCCCCATGTCCGCTCCACCGGCGAGCCGGCGGAAATCGACCCGGACGAGCTGGACCCGGACGCGCTCAAGGTGGTGCTCCGCCTGCACCAGCACGGCCACCAGGCCTACATGGTGGGCGGCTGCGTGCGCGATTTGCTCCTGGGCCGCAAGCCGAAGGACTTCGACATCGCCACCAGCGCCACGCCCAACGAGGTGCGCGGCATCTTCCGCAACTGCCGCCTCATCGGCCGGCGCTTCCGGCTGGCGCACGTCTACTTCAAGGGCGGGAAGATCATCGAGGTCTCCACCTTCCGCGCCAACCCGACGGAGCTGGAGCCCGCCCCCGCCAACGGTGAGGAGGAGGGTGAGTCGAGCGAGGACCTGCTCATCACCCACGACAACGTCTTCGGCACCGCGCAGCAGGACGCGCGCCGCCGCGACTTCACCATCAACGGCCTGTTCTACGACGTGGCCGAGGGACGGGTCATCGACTACGTCCGCGGCCGGCGGGACTTGGACGAGCGCTTCATCCGGACCATCGGCGACCCGGAGATTCGCATGCGCGAGGACCCGGTGCGCATCCTGCGCGCCGTGCGCTTCGCCGCGAAGCTGGACCTGGACATCGAGTCGCGCACGTACGCGGCCATGGAGGGCGCGGTGGAGGACCTGCCGCGCTGCGCCCCCGCGCGCCTGCTGGAGGAGACCTTCCGCCTCATCCGCGGCGGCGTGTCCGCCCCGGCCCTCAAGCTGCTGGACGCGCTGGACGCGCTGAAAATCCTGCTGCCGCCGGTGAACGCGTACCTCAAGCAGTATGGCAAGGAGGGCGAGAAGACCTTCTACGCCTTCGCCCAGGCGCTGGACCGGCGCGTGGCCTCGGGCGAGCCGCTCGACGACGCCATCCTCCTGGCCATGTTGCTGATGCCCATCAGCCGCTCGCCGGGGCCGGAGGACGCCCAGGCCCAGGCCCAGTCCCAGGACGGGGCGCGGCCCTCCGTGTCGCAGGTGGTGGAGGACCTGCTCGCCGGCTTCGTGCAGTCGGCGCGGCTGCCCCGCCGCATCGCCGAGCGCTGCCGCATGTTGCTGCTGGCCCAGCGCACGCTGACGGGCGAGCGCCGCCGTCGCAGCGCGGCCTTCAAGCGCCACCCGCTCTTCCAGGAGGCCCTGGCCGTCTTCGAGATGACGGTGGAGGCCACCGGGGAGAACCGCGAGCAGTTGGAGGCGTGGAAGGCCGGCGAGGTGCCGCAGCCGCGCGCCGAGGCCGCCGACGCCGAGGGTGGCGAGGGCGGAGGCCAGCGCAAGCGCCGCCGTCGTCGCCGCCGCCGCCGTCCTGCCGGGGGCGGGGCCTCCGGTGAGGGCGCGGGTTCGTCGGGTGCCCCCGCGTCCGGCTCCGACGCGGGCGAGGCTTGA